In Bacteroidia bacterium, the genomic stretch ATTACGGCTTGCGATAAAGTAGAATATGCCCAAAGTAAAGGAATTGATTTTATTATCTGCGACCACCATTTACCTGGTAACTCTATTCCTAACGCCGTAGCAGTCCTGGACCCAAAACGAAATGACTGTTCTTATCCTTACAAAGAATTGAGCGGCTGTGGAGTAGGGTTTAAACTCTGTCAAGCCCTAGCAATGAAAATGGGTATTCCCATGCAAAAAGTCTATGATTTATTGGATTTAGTGGCTATTTCTATTGCTTCCGACTTGGTAGATGCAACAGGAGAAAACAGAGTTATGATGCACTATGGTATGAAGTTAATTGCAGAGAAGCCGCGTAGCAGTATCCAAGCACTTATGCAAGTATCAGGATTAAGCGGGGGAAAGATAGATACTTATGACATAGTATTCAAACTAGGACCTAGAATTAACGCTGCAGGGCGTTTAGAGCATGCTAAATACGCTGTGGAGCTACTTACTTGTCAAAAAGATATATCGCAAGAGTTAGCTAATTACCTCAATAAACTTAATCAGGACAGAAAAAATTTTGAGAAAAAAATAACCGAAGAAGCCGTTTCTCTTATCAGTAACAATGAGGTTTATAGCCAAAGAAAAAGTATAGTTTTATGTAAAGAAGATTGGCACAAGGGTGTAATCGGAATCGCCGCTTCAAAAATTGTAGAAAGATACTACCGACCTACAATCCTACTCACAGAATCGGAAGGTAGGTTAGTAGGTTCAGCACGTAGTGTATATGAATTTGATATTTATGAGGCTATTGCAGCGTGTAGAGATTTGTTACTACAATACGGTGGACATAAATATGCCGCAGGATTAGCACTAAAAAAAGAAAATTTAGAGTCATTTACACATAAATTTGAAGAGGTAGTGTCTGCTACTGTAAAACCTGATAGTCTTAAACCTGTTCTCAATATTGATGCTACTTGCCAATTTAGTGATTT encodes the following:
- the recJ gene encoding single-stranded-DNA-specific exonuclease RecJ; this translates as MEWVYQEVHGTTAQKIQSLSEQLNNAPYPLCEVLVKRGIDTYEKAKYFFKPELSDLHDPFLMKDMDKAVQRVQQAIERKEKILIYGDYDVDGTTAVSLFYWFFEPFYKDYIDFYIPDRNKEGYGISWQGIDYAEANNFSLVIALDCGITACDKVEYAQSKGIDFIICDHHLPGNSIPNAVAVLDPKRNDCSYPYKELSGCGVGFKLCQALAMKMGIPMQKVYDLLDLVAISIASDLVDATGENRVMMHYGMKLIAEKPRSSIQALMQVSGLSGGKIDTYDIVFKLGPRINAAGRLEHAKYAVELLTCQKDISQELANYLNKLNQDRKNFEKKITEEAVSLISNNEVYSQRKSIVLCKEDWHKGVIGIAASKIVERYYRPTILLTESEGRLVGSARSVYEFDIYEAIAACRDLLLQYGGHKYAAGLALKKENLESFTHKFEEVVSATVKPDSLKPVLNIDATCQFSDFSNDGGRFIRILKRMAPFGPVNMAPVFKSERVSLYTNGGEGYRVVGEQHLQLTLTQDNQTAFAAIAFGMGTPEVLQKLKKHKYFNVAYHLEENEYNNQVTLQLRIKDLQWL